One window from the genome of Papaver somniferum cultivar HN1 unplaced genomic scaffold, ASM357369v1 unplaced-scaffold_84, whole genome shotgun sequence encodes:
- the LOC113345885 gene encoding wall-associated receptor kinase-like 1, with amino-acid sequence MKMLQEPCAATLAYISCLQRGALALTLTLALTLTLVYSLEFLMVGKDVKSANIFLDEHYTAKIADFGASRLIPLDMKELATVVLETKGYLNPKYFNTIQLTEKSDVYSFGVVLVELLTSKKPIFSDGSEGSGPHRNLVAHFILLMEEDNLFELVEDRVVNEGPLEQIVAVSELARRCLKLKVPKVQQGDR; translated from the exons atgaaaatgttacaagaGCCTTGTGCAGCAACTTTGGCTTACattagttgtttacaaagaggcgCTTTGGCTCTCActctaactctagctctcactctaactCTTGTTTACTCACTTGAATTTTTGATGGTTGGCAA AGATGTCAAGTCTGCCAACATATTTTTAGATGAGCACTATACTGCAAAAATTGCCGACTTTGGAGCATCAAGGTTGATTCCTTTGGACATGAAAGAATTAGCCACGGTTGTACTGGAAACAAAAGGATACTTGAATCCAAAGTACTTCAATACCATCCAACTGACAGAGAAGAGCGATGTATATAGCTTTGGTGTGGTTCTCGTAGAACTCCTGACATCAAAAAAGCCCATTTTTTCAGACGGGTCTGAAGGCTCTGGACCTCATAGAAATCTTGTTGCGCATTTCATTTTGTTGATGGAAGAAGACAATCTGTTCGAACTTGTTGAGGATCGAGTAGTAAATGAAGGTCCATTGGAACAAATAGTTGCAGTTTCCGAGCTTGCCAGGAGATGCCTTAAGTTGAAGGTGCCGAAAGTCCAACAAGGAGACAGATAA
- the LOC113345971 gene encoding protein FAF-like, chloroplastic gives MSSATTTCVNQMSLSEQPCQGVGSILGTLGCDEKPKYQSSANSLRRTLSAVDMSSKVADQDVDPKNDSAQQQQPGQLDIWSSVLTQKTSSLPPPYIHPLVKKSKSCLSLRSLEICTENLGSESGSDGYPPSNISLSDTEEEHEEINEEDEAIQEVVVEETNRQELVKVDIKEVVVMNYSKKPSPPSVAPRSFPPPLKSLSKPGVGELQMKTHRKDGRLVLEAVSVPTSQNCFNSQRQDGRLVLTFASPISNSKSFDDNEKNVFETYEEVEFDNSPDNEIEEPIIEEEEEEEEEEEEEEEEEEEEEEEEEEEEEEEEEEEDKIVLEMTSASRVLPKLLPTGVMNVHRSAVNKFIGLTNNTTWSLLSKSNRFERPVINLGHEVLPQPLPLSAPTLAATPRQTIAAEAVEGSCFNRYEYCWRKETSSIGGICDSLNQQSLTNTNKNTYYYNNNSNNLLTSGKNNYYINNNNNSNNLFVKDSITTTTKGGMKDYKELEKQNLAEHLIILPAYCKPEPRRSLVKFWEPQCIATS, from the coding sequence ATGTCAAGTGCTACTACTACTTGTGTAAACCAGATGTCACTAAGTGAACAACCCTGCCAAGGAGTTGGATCAATTCTAGGAACCTTAGGATGTGATGAAAAACCAAAATACCAAAGTAGTGCTAATTCATTGAGAAGGACACTTTCAGCTGTTGACATGTCTTCTAAAGTTGCTGATCAAGATGTTGATCCAAAGAATGATTCAGCTCAACAACAACAACCCGGACAACTTGATATTTGGAGTTCAGTTCTAACTCAAAaaacatcatctcttccacctccTTATATTCATCCTCTTGTCAAAAAATCCAAGAGTTGTTTATCTCTTAGAAGCCTTGAGATTTGTACTGAAAACTTAGGTTCTGAATCCGGATCTGATGGTTACCCTCCTTCTAACATCAGTCTTTCCGATActgaagaagaacatgaagagATTAATGAAGAAGACGAAGCCATTCAAGAAGTAGTAGTAGAAGAAACCAATAGACAAGAGCTAGTGAAAGTTGATATCAAGGAAGTAGTTGTGATGAATTATAGTAAGAAACCTTCACCACCATCAGTAGCTCCTAGATCTTTCCCACCCCCACTGAAATCACTCTCTAAACCAGGAGTAGGAGAACTTCAAATGAAAACTCACCGTAAAGATGGAAGATTAGTTCTTGAAGCTGTCTCAGTTCCTACTTCTCAAAACTGCTTCAATTCTCAGCGTCAAGACGGCCGTCTTGTTCTAACTTTCGCTTCACCAATCTCAAATTCCAAATCATTCGACGACAAtgaaaaaaatgtttttgaaacTTATGAGGAAGTAGAATTCGATAATAGTCCAGATAATGAGATTGAAGAACCCataatcgaagaagaagaagaagaagaagaagaagaagaagaagaagaagaagaagaagaagaagaagaagaagaagaagaagaagaagaagaagaagaagaagaagaagaagacaagattgTGTTGGAAATGACAAGTGCTAGTAGAGTACTTCCGAAATTGCTGCCAACTGGAGTGATGAATGTTCACAGATCAGCGGTAAATAAGTTTATAGGTCTTACAAACAACACAACTTGGTCATTATTGTCTAAGAGTAACAGATTTGAGAGACCAGTGATTAATCTTGGTCATGAAGTACTACCACAGCCACTTCCATTATCAGCACCAACACTAGCTGCAACACCACGACAAACTATTGCGGCGGAAGCGGTTGAAGGTTCATGTTTCAACAGGTATGAGTACTGCTGGCGAAAGGAGACATCCTCAATCGGTGGAATTTGTGATTCACTTAACCAACAATCACTGACCAACACCAACAAAAATacttactactacaacaacaacagcaataaTCTCTTAACCAGCGGTAAGAATAATTACTAtattaacaataataataacagTAATAATCTCTTCGTTAAGGattcaataacaacaacaacaaaaggagGAATGAAAGATTATAAGGAGTTGGAGAAACAAAATCTGGCCGAACATTTAATAATACTTCCAGCTTACTGCAAACCAGAACCAAGGAGATCTCTGGTCAAATTTTGGGAACCACAGTGCATTGCCACATCTTAA